From one Chlamydiifrater phoenicopteri genomic stretch:
- the rpoB gene encoding DNA-directed RNA polymerase subunit beta: MLRCPERVSFIKKEDILDLPNLIEIQIKSYNQFLQIGKLAEERENVGLEEVFREIFPIKSYNETTVLEYLSYNLGVPKYSPEECVRRGITYNVTLKVRFRLTDETGIKEEEVYMGTIPVMTDKGTFVINGAERVVVSQVHRSPGINFEQEKRSKGSVLYSFRIIPYRGSWLEAIFDVNDLIYIYIDRKKRRRKILAMTFIRALGYSSDADIIEEFFQVDTFSLKSEKDFSVLVGKILADNVVDESSSLVLGKSGEKLTTAMLKRMLDAGVDSLKIALDADESHPIIKMLAKDPTDSYEAALKDFYRKVRPGEPATLANARSTIMRLFFDPKRYNLGKVGRYKMNRKLGFEMNDEVLSQVTLRKEDVIGALKYLIKLKMGDETASVDDIDHLANRRVRSVGELIQNQCRSGLARMEKIVRERMNLFDFSSDTLTPGKIVSAKGLASVLKDFFGRSQLSQFMDQTNPVAELTHKRRLSALGPGGLNRERAGFEVRDVHSTHYGRICPIETPEGPNIGLITSLSAFAKINEFGFIETPYRIVRDGVVSDEIEYMTADIEEECVIAQASARLDEYNMFVDNVCWARYKGEAFEADTATVTHMDVSPKQLVSIVTGLIPFLEHDDANRALMGSNMQRQAVPLLQTEAPVVGTGLEIRAAKDSGAIVLAEEDGVVDYVDGFQIVIAPKYNSTIKKTYKLKKFLRSNSGTCINQTPLVSVGDVVSAGDVIADGPATDKGELALGKNVLVAFMPWYGYNFEDAIIISEKLIKQDTYTSVYIEEFELTARDTKLGKEEITRDIPNVSEEVLANLGEDGIIRIGAEVKPGDILVGKITPKSETELAPEERLLRAIFGEKAADVKDASLTVPPGTEGVVMDVKVFSRKDRLSKTDDELVEEAVHLKDLQKGYKAQLSELKIEYREKLGALLLNEKAPEAILHRRTAEVILSKGEVFDQEIIERIEKEDLVDLLMPQCELYDVLKNILTDYATDLQKLEVGYKTEIEQIREGDADLDHGVIRQVKVYVASKRKLQVGDKMAGRHGNKGVVSKIVPEADMPFLPNGETVQMILNPLGVPSRMNLGQVLETHLGYVAKTAGIYVKTPVFEGFPEDRIWDMMLEQNLPQDGKSFLYDGKTGERFDNKVVVGYIYMLKLSHLIADKIHARSIGPYSLVTQQPLGGKAQMGGQRFGEMEVWALEAYGVAHVLQEILTVKSDDVAGRTRIYESIVKGENLLRSGTPESFNVLIKEMQGLGLDVRPLVVEA, from the coding sequence ATGTTAAGGTGCCCTGAGAGGGTGAGTTTCATCAAAAAGGAAGACATTTTAGATCTTCCTAATCTTATAGAAATTCAGATTAAGTCTTATAATCAGTTTTTGCAGATAGGGAAACTTGCTGAAGAGAGAGAGAATGTCGGGCTAGAAGAGGTCTTTAGGGAAATATTTCCCATCAAGTCCTATAATGAGACAACCGTTTTAGAGTATCTTTCTTATAATTTGGGTGTGCCAAAGTATTCGCCAGAGGAGTGCGTTCGAAGAGGGATTACCTATAACGTAACGTTAAAAGTTCGGTTTCGTTTAACGGATGAGACCGGTATTAAAGAAGAAGAAGTCTACATGGGGACAATCCCCGTCATGACTGACAAGGGAACTTTCGTTATTAATGGAGCTGAGAGGGTTGTAGTTTCTCAAGTTCATAGGTCTCCCGGTATTAACTTTGAGCAAGAGAAGCGCTCTAAGGGCAGTGTTCTTTATTCCTTCCGGATTATTCCTTACAGAGGGAGTTGGCTGGAAGCTATCTTTGATGTTAATGATTTAATTTATATTTATATTGATAGAAAAAAACGTCGAAGAAAAATCTTAGCGATGACGTTTATCAGAGCTTTGGGATATTCTTCTGACGCAGACATCATAGAAGAGTTTTTCCAGGTAGATACCTTCTCTCTAAAAAGCGAAAAAGACTTCTCTGTTTTGGTTGGAAAAATTCTTGCCGATAACGTCGTAGATGAGTCTTCCTCGCTAGTCTTGGGTAAGTCTGGAGAGAAGCTGACCACAGCTATGTTAAAACGGATGTTAGATGCTGGGGTTGACTCTCTCAAGATAGCTCTTGATGCAGACGAGTCGCATCCAATCATTAAAATGTTAGCAAAAGATCCTACAGATTCTTATGAAGCGGCTTTGAAAGATTTTTATAGAAAGGTGCGACCAGGCGAGCCTGCAACCCTGGCCAATGCTCGCTCCACGATTATGAGACTTTTCTTTGATCCTAAGAGATACAATCTAGGTAAGGTCGGTCGTTATAAAATGAACCGCAAGCTTGGATTTGAGATGAATGACGAAGTTCTTTCTCAGGTGACTCTAAGGAAAGAGGACGTCATAGGCGCATTGAAATATTTGATCAAGCTTAAAATGGGAGATGAAACAGCTTCCGTAGATGATATCGATCATTTGGCTAATAGAAGGGTTCGTTCTGTAGGAGAATTGATACAGAATCAGTGTCGTTCAGGATTAGCCAGAATGGAAAAAATTGTTCGTGAGAGAATGAATTTGTTTGATTTCTCTTCCGACACTTTGACTCCAGGAAAAATAGTTTCTGCGAAAGGTTTGGCGAGCGTTTTAAAAGATTTCTTCGGGAGATCTCAGTTGTCTCAGTTTATGGATCAAACGAATCCGGTAGCAGAGCTGACGCATAAGCGTAGGCTTTCCGCTTTAGGGCCTGGAGGGCTAAATAGAGAAAGAGCTGGTTTTGAGGTTCGGGACGTACACTCTACTCACTATGGAAGAATATGTCCGATAGAAACTCCTGAAGGTCCTAACATTGGCTTGATAACCTCTCTTTCGGCTTTTGCTAAGATTAATGAGTTTGGGTTTATAGAAACTCCTTACAGGATAGTTAGAGACGGTGTAGTCTCTGATGAAATTGAGTACATGACTGCAGATATCGAGGAAGAATGTGTTATAGCTCAAGCCTCTGCAAGGTTGGATGAGTACAACATGTTCGTTGATAACGTTTGCTGGGCTCGTTACAAAGGAGAAGCTTTTGAGGCGGATACAGCAACAGTAACTCACATGGATGTTTCGCCAAAGCAATTAGTGTCTATCGTGACGGGCTTGATACCCTTCCTGGAGCATGATGATGCTAACCGAGCCCTGATGGGATCTAACATGCAACGTCAAGCGGTTCCTTTGTTGCAAACGGAAGCTCCTGTCGTTGGGACGGGATTAGAAATTCGAGCAGCGAAGGATTCTGGGGCTATTGTCTTGGCTGAAGAGGATGGTGTTGTTGATTATGTGGACGGCTTCCAAATAGTTATCGCTCCCAAGTATAATTCTACAATTAAAAAGACTTACAAGCTTAAAAAGTTTTTAAGATCCAACTCTGGAACATGTATTAATCAAACGCCCCTAGTTTCTGTTGGAGATGTTGTTTCTGCCGGAGATGTGATAGCGGACGGACCAGCTACTGATAAAGGAGAGCTGGCCTTAGGTAAGAACGTGTTGGTCGCGTTTATGCCCTGGTATGGATACAACTTTGAAGATGCTATTATCATTTCAGAAAAACTTATTAAACAAGATACGTATACTTCTGTTTATATTGAAGAGTTCGAGTTAACGGCTCGGGATACTAAGTTGGGTAAAGAGGAAATCACTCGAGACATTCCTAATGTTTCTGAAGAGGTTTTAGCGAATCTCGGAGAAGATGGTATTATCCGTATTGGAGCTGAGGTAAAGCCTGGGGATATCTTGGTGGGTAAGATTACTCCAAAATCTGAGACTGAGTTGGCTCCAGAAGAGCGGTTGCTGCGAGCAATTTTCGGTGAGAAGGCTGCAGATGTTAAGGATGCTTCTTTAACAGTACCTCCGGGGACGGAAGGTGTTGTTATGGATGTTAAAGTCTTTAGTCGAAAAGATCGCTTGTCAAAAACTGATGATGAGTTAGTGGAAGAAGCTGTTCACTTGAAAGATCTGCAAAAAGGATATAAAGCGCAGCTCTCGGAGCTTAAGATAGAGTACAGAGAGAAGTTAGGGGCATTGCTTCTGAATGAGAAAGCTCCAGAAGCTATTTTGCATAGGAGAACAGCAGAAGTAATTTTGAGCAAAGGAGAAGTCTTTGATCAAGAGATCATAGAACGGATAGAAAAAGAAGATTTAGTAGATCTTTTGATGCCTCAGTGTGAGCTTTATGACGTCTTAAAGAACATTTTGACAGACTATGCAACTGATCTACAAAAGTTAGAGGTCGGTTACAAAACTGAGATTGAGCAAATCCGAGAAGGAGATGCAGACTTGGATCATGGAGTGATTCGTCAAGTCAAAGTCTACGTGGCTTCTAAGAGAAAGCTACAGGTAGGAGACAAAATGGCGGGTCGCCATGGAAATAAGGGAGTGGTTTCCAAAATTGTTCCAGAGGCTGATATGCCTTTCTTGCCTAATGGAGAAACCGTTCAGATGATTTTGAATCCTCTTGGGGTGCCCTCCAGAATGAACTTGGGGCAGGTTTTGGAAACTCATTTAGGGTATGTAGCTAAGACTGCGGGCATTTATGTAAAAACTCCGGTATTTGAAGGATTCCCAGAAGATCGTATTTGGGACATGATGCTTGAGCAGAATCTTCCTCAAGATGGTAAATCGTTCTTGTATGATGGTAAAACTGGTGAACGGTTTGATAATAAGGTGGTTGTGGGTTACATATATATGCTAAAACTCAGTCACTTGATCGCAGATAAGATTCACGCTAGATCGATAGGTCCCTACTCCCTAGTAACTCAGCAACCTCTTGGAGGAAAAGCTCAGATGGGGGGACAAAGATTCGGGGAGATGGAGGTCTGGGCTTTAGAGGCTTATGGAGTAGCTCATGTTCTTCAGGAAATTTTGACAGTTAAATCTGACGATGTTGCCGGAAGAACAAGGATTTATGAATCTATCGTTAAGGGAGAAAACCTCTTGCGTTCAGGAACTCCAGAATCCTTTAACGTGTTAATTAAAGAAATGCAGGGTCTTGGACTTGATGTGAGACCTTTAGTTGTAGAAGCGTAA